A section of the Kluyveromyces lactis strain NRRL Y-1140 chromosome F complete sequence genome encodes:
- the AEP1 gene encoding Aep1p (weakly similar to uniprot|P32493 Saccharomyces cerevisiae YMR064W AEP1 Protein required for expression of the mitochondrial OLI1 gene encoding subunit 9 of F1-F0 ATP synthase): protein MSILSRAANKLQPGKTLLVPKNKFKVADEEWGHLPEYVVPAANKIVHPFYQYPNATERTALCITERNPKLFNGKPVLPAFVRHPVTSESTLVESRLSFDTVKDVSKWVQRIHKSGDRLFHKVNITSSDSGPKVRKTKLTSESPFVKQLDNFLNSHPQLSFETLDSELSKLFIFHKGQEVIYLEEIFLYILQRDNLTVPQWKATLKTLPKYVGKEIDDIDMLNTLLIQWVLSGEQLFTKIDTPALNLLWNVIKSSRESLNQNIITNLNNVQLDKLFDTFLKGKDIKVSRILLETLASRRIMPSLPSIEEYIELVGQAGQETDAGIVPLERKSKLYLLHVLSPVFASNLTCRMTDLLLPYCIHQSEIFALLDLALKSKYSKDIAKSCVNNFVLRIAQLKDSQVDNSLNISSLYYRIKAYNNGTVPNANLLAFIIALLTNSNFRAVQTIINEQPVKEITKVIEVVKNQTTFIDQFGFTGVDRETLLHFLNNRA, encoded by the coding sequence ATGAGTATACTTTCTAGAGCTGCTAATAAGTTGCAACCGGGCAAGACGCTACTGGTTCCaaaaaacaaattcaaagtAGCAGATGAAGAATGGGGACATCTACCTGAGTACGTGGTTCCAGCAGCTAACAAGATTGTACATCCATTCTACCAATATCCTAATGCTACCGAACGCACAGCTTTGTGCATCACTGAAAGGAAtccaaaacttttcaatggGAAGCCGGTATTACCAGCATTTGTGAGACACCCAGTGACAAGTGAATCTACTCTAGTGGAATCCAGATTGAGTTTTGACACAGTTAAAGATGTATCAAAATGGGTTCAGAGAATACATAAATCCGGAGACCGTCTCTTTCATAAAGTCAACATTACTTCATCAGACTCCGGACCAAAAGTGAGAAAAACGAAACTGACCTCGGAGTCTCCATTTGTTAAACAATTAGACAACTTTTTGAACAGCCATCCACAGCTGTCATTCGAGACATTAGACAGTGAATTGAGCAAGCTATTCATATTCCATAAAGGTCAGGAAGTTATCTATTTGGAGGAGATTTTTTTGTACATATTGCAGAGAGACAACTTAACAGTTCCGCAATGGAAGGCCACCTTGAAAACTTTACCAAAATATGTTGGTAAGGAAATagatgatattgatatgCTCAACACATTATTGATTCAATGGGTTCTCTCGGGAGAACAGTTATTCACGAAAATTGATACACCAGCCCTTAACCTACTGTGGAACGTGATAAAGAGTAGCAGGGAATCTTTAAACCAAAATATAATAACTAATCTCAACAATGTTCAACTTGATAAGCTTTTTGATACATTCTTAAAGGGTAAGGATATCAAGGTGTCGCGGATTTTACTAGAAACTTTGGCATCTCGCCGTATTATGCCATCTCTACCGTCCATAGAAGAATACATTGAACTCGTCGGACAGGCTGGTCAGGAAACAGATGCAGGCATTGTTCCacttgaaagaaaatcaaaactttATCTTTTGCACGTACTTTCCCCGGTATTCGCCTCTAATTTAACATGCAGAATGACTGATCTCCTGTTACCATACTGTATTCACCAATCAGAGATATTTGCTTTGTTGGACTTAGCCCTCAAATCAAAATACTCTAAAGACATTGCAAAATCTTGTGTCAACAACTTCGTGCTTAGAATCGCACAGTTGAAGGACTCTCAAGTGGACAATAGTCTTAacatttcttcattatATTATAGAATTAAGGCATACAATAATGGAACTGTACCGAATGCAAATCTTCTTGCTTTTATCATAGCATTACTCACTAACTCTAACTTTAGAGCAGTACAGACCATTATCAACGAACAACCTGTCAAAGAGATCACCAAAGTTATCGAAGTTGTCAAAAATCAAACCACCTTTATTGATCAGTTTGGATTTACTGGAGTTGATAGAGAGACGCTACTGCactttttgaacaataGAGCATAG
- the DHR2 gene encoding RNA helicase (similar to uniprot|P36009 Saccharomyces cerevisiae YKL078W DHR2 Predominantly nucleolar DEAH-box RNA helicase required for 18S rRNA synthesis) translates to MGKKSKAVQDRQNGKSIGKKKSNANPLKRHAGKKTVVTFDDHQDGDTGDSDSEALDHVSNKELKTRALRLLKGRESLPVFQNKEKIVSHIKANPVTILIGETGSGKSTQIPQFLMDEISPMHKGAIAVTQPRRVAAINLATRVAQEHGCRIGHEVGYSVRFDNKSHKTRTKLKYLTDGMLIRELMLDKNLSNYKCIIIDEAHERTILTDLILGFLKELQLTKRKDLKVIVMSATLQADLFSKFFSNAPILFVEGRKFKVDRYYLPRPCEDIVDSVVRCSVQLNSSETTGDILCFLPGQEEIDKAVAILNKIIPYLDESVPRITAYPLYAALPPKDQAKVFEPLKGFKRKIVLATNIAETSVTIPGVKYVIDCGLRKVKVWRHQLGLATLLTVPVSKASVAQRAGRAGRESSGKCFRLFTEADYKQLPKQSESEITRCEITSPILMLKQYGVQDIVNWSWLEHPGKEAIISGLKELYELGALNEQGRVTDRGRKMALLPLAPHLSNVLIHAQETQVLPYVIDIVSCLSVENLVLNPLPEERDEVNERRRALCTLGSKHGDLIMLKELFDMYQSLQSNSEKQEWCKQLCVSQRGFKNVIKVREQLTGYMKRLYNEPVEIKTKQDTLQPEEDIATNLLQPPDIAGVLKCFLYGFVKNTAIGMPDKSFRTTPTGEPISIHPSSMLFMNSGDEIGPCPAILYIEHVFTTKGYARSVSRIELAWLQEIASGVLKQSTR, encoded by the coding sequence ATGGGAAAGAAGAGTAAAGCGGTTCAAGACCGGCAGAATGGGAAGTCcattggaaagaagaaatccaaTGCAAACCCGTTAAAACGTCACGCTGGGAAGAAGACCGTAGTTACTTTTGATGACCATCAAGATGGAGATACTGGGGATTCGGATTCCGAAGCCTTGGATCATGTGTCAAATAAAGAGTTAAAGACAAGGGCACTGAGGTTATTGAAAGGGCGTGAGAGTTTACCAGTATTCCAGAATAAGGAAAAGATCGTGTCTCACATTAAAGCTAATCCAGTTACCATATTGATTGGTGAAACAGGTTCTGGTAAATCTACACAAATTCCCCAATTTTTGATGGATGAGATTTCTCCGATGCACAAAGGGGCCATAGCTGTTACTCAACCACGTAGAGTTGCAGCAATCAATCTTGCAACTCGGGTGGCGCAAGAGCACGGATGTAGAATTGGTCACGAAGTTGGTTATTCTGTTCGGTTTGATAATAAAAGTCACAAGACAAGAACTAAATTGAAATACTTGACAGATGGTATGTTAATCAGAGAATTAATGCTGGACAAGAACCTATCCAATTATAAATGCATAATCATAGATGAAGCACATGAGAGAACTATATTGACGGATTTGATTTTAGGTTTTTTGAAGGAACTTCAACTGACCAAAAggaaagatttgaaagtaaTAGTAATGTCTGCCACATTACAAGCAGATCTATTCAGcaaattcttttcgaaCGCACCTATACTATTCGTTGAAGGCCGCAAATTCAAAGTAGACAGATATTATCTACCCAGACCTTGTGAAGATATAGTGGATAGTGTGGTACGCTGTTCAGTTCAGTTAAACAGTTCAGAAACTACAGGAGATATACTCTGTTTTTTACCGGGGCAAGAAGAGATTGATAAAGCAGTGGCCATTTTAAACAAAATCATTCCATATTTAGACGAATCTGTACCACGCATCACAGCATACCCACTTTATGCTGCATTACCACCAAAAGATCAAGCTAAAGTCTTCGAACCTTTAAAGggattcaaaagaaaaatcgTATTGGCGACTAACATTGCGGAAACATCTGTTACCATTCCTGGAGTTAAATATGTGATAGACTGTGGATTAAGGAAGGTGAAAGTTTGGAGGCATCAGTTGGGGCTAGCTACGTTACTAACTGTTCCTGTTTCAAAGGCTAGTGTAGCACAAAGAGCCGGTCGTGCAGGCAGAGAAAGTTCAGGTAAATGTTTTAGATTATTTACAGAAGCTGATTACAAACAACTGCCGAAACAATCTGAGTCCGAAATTACTCGATGTGAAATTACGTCCCCTATCTTGATGTTGAAACAGTACGGCGTACAAGATATTGTAAACTGGTCGTGGCTAGAACATCCAGGGAAAGAAGCTATTATCTCGGGGCTAAAAGAATTATATGAACTTGGTGCTCTCAATGAACAGGGTCGTGTCACTGATAGAGGTCGCAAGATGGCGCTATTACCTTTAGCACCACATCTAAGTAACGTTTTGATTCATGCTCAAGAGACTCAAGTATTGCCATACGTCATAGATATAGTATCATGTCTGAGTGTTGAAAACTTGGTGTTAAACCCATTGCCTGAGGAACGAGATGAGGTCAACGAAAGAAGAAGGGCATTATGTACCCTAGGCAGTAAGCACGGTGACCTAATCATGCTAAAAGAGTTATTCGACATGTATCAATCATTACAAAGCAATTCGGAGAAACAAGAATGGTGTAAACAGTTATGTGTATCTCAGCGTGGATTCAAAAACGTGATTAAAGTCAGAGAACAGTTGACAGGGTATATGAAGAGACTGTACAATGAACCGGTAGAAATTAAAACAAAACAGGACACCCTACAACCAGAAGAAGACATTGCTACGAATCTGTTGCAGCCGCCAGACATTGCGGGTGTTTTAAAATGTTTCCTATATGGGTTTGTCAAGAACACTGCAATTGGAATGCCTGATAAATCTTTTAGAACAACGCCAACAGGGGAACCAATATCGATCCATCCGTCCTCGATGTTATTCATGAATAGTGGCGATGAAATAGGTCCATGCCCTGCGATATTATACATCGAACACGTATTCACAACAAAGGGATACGCGCGGTCTGTTTCTCGAATTGAATTGGCATGGCTGCAAGAAATTGCCTCAGGCGTTTTGAAGCAATCGACAAGATAA